A single Meles meles chromosome 20, mMelMel3.1 paternal haplotype, whole genome shotgun sequence DNA region contains:
- the LOC123932188 gene encoding olfactory receptor-like protein OLF4 — protein sequence MHDCVMLFLSYFCSHIEDMELENDTRILEFLLLGLSEGPELQPFLFGLFLSMYLVMILGNLLIILAVISVSHLQKPMYFFLANLSFVDICFTSTTIPKLLVNIQTQRKVIPYGSCIVQMYFFILFASLDNFLLTVMAYDCFVAICHPLHYITIMNPQLCGLLVLVSWIMSVLHSLLQTLMVLRLSFCTKVEIPHFFCELNQMIQLACSDTFLNNLVVYSAAVLLAGVPLAGVLYSYSKIVSSIRGISSSQGKHKAFSTCASHLSVVSLFYCTSLGVYLSSAASQSSHSSAVASVMYTMVTPMLNPFIYSLRNKDIKESLNIFFRAATKGPFFNKCLCLQA from the coding sequence ATGCATGACTGtgtcatgctctttctctcttatttttgtaGTCACATCGAAGACATGGAACTAGAGAATGATACACGAATTTTggaatttcttcttctgggactttcAGAGGGACCAGAATTGCAACCCTTCCTCTTTGGACTGTTCCTGTCCATGTACCTGGTCATGATACTTGGGAATCTGCTCATCATCTTGGCTGTCATTTCAGTTTCCCACCTCCAAAagcccatgtacttcttcctcgcCAACCTATCCTTTGTAGACATCTGCTTCACCTCCACCACAATACCCAAGTTGCTGGTGAATATACAAACACAGAGAAAAGTCATACCTTATGGCAGCTGCATCGTGCAGATGTACTTTTTCATACTTTTTGCAAGTTTGGACAACTTCCTCTTGACTGTGATGGCTTATGATTGCTTTGTGGCCATCTGTCACCCCCTGCACTACATAACAATCATGAACCCTCAGCTCTGTGGACTGCTGGTTCTGGTATCTTGGATCATGAGTGTCCTGCATTCTTTGTTACAAACTTTAATGGTGTTGCGGCTGTCCTTCTGCACAAAGGTGGAAATCCCCCATTTTTTCTGTGAACTcaatcagatgatccaacttgcatGTTCTGACACCTTTCTCAATAACCTGGTGGTGTATTCTGCAGCTGTCCTGCTGGCTGGTGTTCCCCTGGCTGGAGTCCTTTACTCTTATTCTAAGATAGTTTCCTCCATACGTGGGATTTCATCATCTCAGGGCAAGCATAAAGCATTTTCCACATGTGCGTCACATCTCTCAGTTGTCTCCTTATTTTATTGTACTAGCCTAGGAGTGTACCTTAGCTCTGCTGCTTCCCAGAGCTCCCACTCAAGTGCAGTAGCCTCGGTGATGTACACAATGGTCACACCTATGCTGAATCCTTTCATCTATAGTTTGAGGAACAAAGATATAAAGGAatctctaaatatatttttcagagCAGCCACAAAGGGGCCATTTTTCAACAAGTGCCTGTGCTTGCAGGCTTAA